A window from Rhinolophus sinicus isolate RSC01 linkage group LG01, ASM3656204v1, whole genome shotgun sequence encodes these proteins:
- the GYPC gene encoding glycophorin-C isoform X2 produces MDQKTLDIAVIAGVIAAVAFVLVGLLVLMLHYMFRHKGTYHTNEAKGTEFAESADVALQGDPSLQDAGDSSRKEYFI; encoded by the exons ATGGACCAAAAGACACTGGATATCGCCGTCATTGCAG GCGTGATCGCCGCTGTGGCCTTCGTCCTGGTCGGCCTCCTCGTCCTCATGCTACACTACATGTTCCGGCACAAGGGCACTTACCACACCAATGAGGCCAAGGGCACGGAGTTTGCTGAGAGCGCAGATGTGGCCCTGCAGGGCGACCCATCCCTCCAGGATGCCGGTGACAGCAGCAGAAAGGAGTACTTTATCTGA